A window of Rufibacter sp. LB8 contains these coding sequences:
- a CDS encoding STAS/SEC14 domain-containing protein: MEYFKNAHITISYDPARQLVQTRWKGFVNSEEYREILGVYLNLIKVKPVTRWLADNTHAKAIRPADQEWTAQEWVPRFSEAGGVKRMAVILSTDIFNKMAVENIVQKGGMDIAFDTHYFDNEEDALAWVMQD, translated from the coding sequence ATGGAATATTTCAAGAACGCCCACATCACCATTAGCTATGACCCCGCGAGGCAACTAGTGCAGACCCGGTGGAAGGGTTTTGTGAACAGCGAGGAATACCGCGAGATTCTGGGCGTTTACCTCAACCTAATCAAAGTAAAACCGGTGACCCGCTGGCTAGCCGACAACACCCACGCCAAGGCCATCAGGCCCGCTGACCAGGAATGGACCGCGCAGGAATGGGTGCCCCGGTTTTCTGAGGCCGGCGGCGTGAAGCGCATGGCCGTGATTCTGTCCACAGATATTTTCAACAAAATGGCCGTGGAGAATATAGTGCAGAAGGGCGGCATGGACATTGCTTTTGACACCCATTATTTTGACAATGAAGAAGACGCCCTGGCCTGGGTAATGCAGGATTAG